ATCTAATATCACGAAGGTACTCATTAAGTTTCATGTGGTACACCCTAACAGTAATATCAGCCCTATTGTGTGGTCTCTGGCCAGGTTCAACAGAAAGAGCTTCCGTTATCTCAGGCCACTTAGGATTACATGTGAAAGTAGTAAAAAGATCAGGACAACCATGCACACAGGCGATAACCACCGCATCCTGAAAATTTTCGATCATATAACGGCGTCCACCAGTAAAAGAAGAGGGCAATATTTTTTTTTTACCAACTGAACTTCCATCTATGCGGCCCACTCCAACCGCATCTACAAGCCCTTGTAAATTCTCAGCTCTCAGATCATCGTTGCATAGCAAAATAAAATGTAGCCTGGACTCATCTGTGCATACACGAGAATCTACAACTGCCTGATCAGACAACAGACCACAAGACAAACAAGGGTTATGCTGGCCTTCTTTATAGTGTGAACAAAAACAATAAAAATCCTGCATGGTCATTTTCTCTCTTTTGTTGGAACCTTCGTGATCTACCGCTATGTATTTCACACCAAGCTGAAATCCACGCTCACCGAACGGAAAGAGTAGAGGGTATTGTAAAGCCATATAAGCAGGATGTAAAGACGAAATTCGCTGCAAATGTGTTCCCCTACCATGTATTATTATATCACGGCTAGGAGTTTCCAATGTTAATTCACCAACAACTAAGCATGCAAGCTCATCCGTGGAAGGAAGATTAAACTGAGGGCCATCATCTTTGCCAGGAGCAACTATACGAATAGAAATTTCAGCAAATTCATTCTCAGCCAAGATCTCCTTAGCGATGCGGAATTTTTTTACAAGAGAATTGTGCTCATCAAGCATGAGCTTCAGACCATTAACAATATCCTTATCTAACCCACCCAGAATTCTATCTTCCTTGTTTAAAGCCTGAATTCGATTATCAATCTCATTTCCACCATGAAACACATACAGCTCTGCAAATTTTGGAGCATTCCCTTCCTGTGGCAAAAGAGATCCCATCCGATGACA
This sequence is a window from Aegilops tauschii subsp. strangulata cultivar AL8/78 chromosome 7, Aet v6.0, whole genome shotgun sequence. Protein-coding genes within it:
- the LOC109761013 gene encoding uncharacterized protein isoform X1, encoding MGAKIDRSVNNGGGPNIFKISGGICHRMGSLLPQEGNAPKFAELYVFHGGNEIDNRIQALNKEDRILGGLDKDIVNGLKLMLDEHNSLVKKFRIAKEILAENEFAEISIRIVAPGKDDGPQFNLPSTDELACLVVGELTLETPSRDIIIHGRGTHLQRISSLHPAYMALQYPLLFPFGERGFQLGVKYIAVDHEGSNKREKMTMQDFYCFCSHYKEGQHNPCLSCGLLSDQAVVDSRVCTDESRLHFILLCNDDLRAENLQGLVDAVGVGRIDGSSVGKKKILPSSFTGGRRYMIENFQDAVVIACVHGCPDLFTTFTCNPKWPEITEALSVEPGQRPHNRADITVRVYHMKLNEYLRDIRSGKAYGKVVTGNATCCLLSLWRFFFCLT